The following are encoded in a window of Ogataea parapolymorpha DL-1 chromosome VII, whole genome shotgun sequence genomic DNA:
- a CDS encoding Integral membrane protein: protein MYNPYANPQELPKQEPFGTASNAQQFQSQAYMNANHHAPRAQTANINTFFNDPAAQMGLQFSQSAFNASHQYMQQNFGQLVANQDIKYYFKVSNQYVLSKLLLILFPFRNKTWTRQLRSTDVSQSVEMYATPIEDVNAPDLYIPLMSFVSYVLLWAVFSGINGTFHPQLLGYATTRTLAFYLMDICLIKISFYVLGVNQKNRKLWDLVSYSGYKFISILVLMLIKNLLSSKILIYTGFLANIFSLGFFLMRSLKYVVLPSGLDANSLSSGARRIRTQFLFVYSFVVQAIMVWVMA from the coding sequence atGTACAACCCATACGCCAATCCCCAGGAACTGCCCAAGCAGGAGCCGTTCGGGACCGCGTCGAACGCCCAGCAGTTTCAGTCACAGGCGTACATGAACGCCAACCACCACGCCCCACGCGCACAAACAGCAAACATTAATACCTTCTTTAACGATCCGGCCGCACAGATGGGTCTCCAGTTCAGTCAGTCGGCCTTCAATGCCTCCCACCAGTACATGCAACAGAactttggccagctggtggcCAACCAGGACATAAAGTATTATTTCAAAGTGTCCAACCAGTACGTGTTGAGCAAGCTACTGCTTATTCTCTTCCccttcagaaacaaaacGTGGACAAGACAGCTGCGGTCCACAGACGTCTCACAGAGCGTCGAGATGTACGCCACCCCTATAGAAGACGTCAACGCCCCCGATCTGTACATCCCGCTGATGTCGTTTGTGTCGTATGTGCTGCTGTGGGCCGTCTTCAGCGGGATCAACGGCACGTTCCATCCACAACTGCTGGGCTACGCCACAACAAGAACACTGGCCTTCTATTTGATGGATATCTGTCTGATCAAGATCTCGTTTTACGTGCTGGGAGTGAaccagaaaaacagaaagctcTGGGACCTTGTCAGCTACAGTGGCTACAAATTCATCTCAATCTTGGTACTGATGCTCATAAAGAACCTTCTCAGCTCGAAAATCCTCATCTACACCGGGTTCCTGGCCAACATCTTCTCGCTCGGCTTCTTCCTGATGAGATCTCTCAAATACGTCGTTTTGCCGAGCGGACTGGACGCAAACAGCCTGTCGTCGGGAGCGAGACGGATCCGTACCCAGTTCCTATTTGTGTACTCGTTTGTGGTGCAGGCGATCATGGTCTGGGTGATGGCCTGA